The Punica granatum isolate Tunisia-2019 chromosome 4, ASM765513v2, whole genome shotgun sequence genome has a window encoding:
- the LOC116205485 gene encoding cytokinin riboside 5'-monophosphate phosphoribohydrolase LOG5, whose protein sequence is MEVTDGATAKPVRSRFKRVCVFCGSSTGKRNSYGDAAIELAQELVARRLDLVYGGGSIGLMGLVSQTVHRGGGNVLGIIPRTLMGKEITGETVGEVRPVADMHQRKAEMARHSDCFIALPGGYGTLEELLEVIAWAQLGIHDKPVGLLNVDGYYNYLLTFIDKAVDDGFIKPSQRHIFVSAPNAKELVQKLEEYVPVHDGTIEKARWEVELEQQQVALSPTPTPTTLQQTEITL, encoded by the exons ATGGAGGTGACGGACGGGGCGACGGCGAAGCCTGTGCGTTCCAGGTTCAAGAGGGTCTGCGTCTTCTGCGGGAGCAGCACCGGCAAGCGCAACAGCTACGGCGACGCCGCTATTGAGCTGGCCCAAGAACTG GTTGCCCGGAGGCTGGACTTGGTTTACGGAGGCGGGAGCATCGGCCTCATGGGTTTGGTCTCTCAGACAGTCCATCGCGGCGGCGGCAATGTTCTTGG AATCATTCCGAGGACGTTGATGGGCAAAGAG ATCACTGGGGAGACAGTGGGAGAGGTGAGGCCCGTAGCAGACATGCACCAAAGGAAGGCAGAAATGGCCCGCCACAGTGACTGCTTCATTGCTCTCCCTG GAGGATATGGGACACTTGAGGAGTTGCTGGAGGTCATAGCTTGGGCTCAACTTGGTATCCATGACAAGCCT GTGGGATTGTTGAATGTGGATGGGTACTACAACTATCTGCTGACATTCATAGACAAGGCTGTAGACGATGGCTTCATTAAGCCCTCTCAGCGTCACATCTTCGTCTCTGCCCCCAATGCCAAGGAGCTTGTCCAGAAACTCGAG GAGTATGTGCCTGTGCATGATGGAACCATAGAAAAGGCAAGGTGGGAGGTTGAGCTCGAGCAACAGCAGGTCGCGTTAAGTCCCACTCCCACTCCAACCACTCTGCAGCAGACCGAGATTACTCTATGA